In Vreelandella piezotolerans, one genomic interval encodes:
- a CDS encoding Bug family tripartite tricarboxylate transporter substrate binding protein: MNKLLRTACLAAVGSTLTLGLTVSSATANEWPTDDIRLVVPYAPGGTTDVLSRRVADLLQQELDANVVVENRPGAGSTVGTGRLARGGRDADHTILMASPGHTIGAAIYPDLSYDPVNDFAFLQNMIDIPNVMVVPADSPYESVIEFVEAAKEENMTFSHSGVGSSIHMSGELFKTLTETNMTAVPFAGSGAALPALLGGDVDVSFENMPTVLSHIRSGDLRALAVTSAERSEFLPDVPTLSEIGEYNLDQFITTAWFGLIAHNSFPEEAQSVMQEALNKVMEREEFLDFVEQLGAEPGQVSGEEFKQFIVAEVERWENVAEQAGISQ, translated from the coding sequence ATGAACAAGCTCCTCCGCACTGCCTGTCTCGCTGCCGTCGGTAGCACGCTCACCTTGGGCCTGACGGTATCGTCTGCCACGGCCAACGAGTGGCCCACCGATGACATCCGCTTGGTGGTCCCTTACGCGCCGGGCGGTACCACGGATGTACTTTCTCGGCGCGTCGCTGACCTCCTGCAACAAGAGCTCGATGCGAATGTCGTCGTCGAAAACCGCCCGGGTGCGGGGTCGACGGTAGGGACTGGGCGTCTTGCTCGCGGCGGCCGGGACGCCGATCACACTATTCTCATGGCGTCTCCAGGCCATACGATTGGGGCAGCCATTTATCCCGACCTGAGCTATGACCCCGTGAACGACTTCGCTTTCCTGCAAAACATGATCGACATTCCCAACGTCATGGTGGTGCCCGCCGACAGTCCCTATGAAAGCGTCATCGAGTTCGTGGAAGCCGCCAAAGAAGAGAACATGACGTTTAGCCACAGCGGCGTGGGCAGCTCCATCCATATGTCTGGCGAGCTGTTCAAAACGCTGACCGAGACCAACATGACGGCCGTACCGTTTGCGGGAAGTGGCGCCGCGCTGCCTGCGCTGCTGGGGGGGGACGTGGATGTCTCGTTCGAGAACATGCCCACCGTGCTCTCGCATATCCGCTCGGGTGATTTGCGCGCACTGGCCGTCACCTCCGCCGAGCGCTCTGAATTCTTGCCGGACGTGCCCACGCTGTCTGAAATCGGGGAGTATAACCTCGATCAGTTCATCACCACGGCGTGGTTTGGCTTGATTGCGCACAACTCCTTCCCCGAAGAAGCGCAGAGCGTCATGCAAGAGGCCCTGAACAAGGTCATGGAACGTGAAGAGTTTTTAGATTTCGTCGAACAGCTAGGCGCTGAACCGGGTCAGGTATCCGGCGAGGAGTTCAAGCAGTTCATCGTTGCGGAAGTAGAGCGCTGGGAAAACGTTGCCGAGCAGGCAGGTATTAGCCAGTAA
- a CDS encoding IclR family transcriptional regulator domain-containing protein: MQEEMLSTESRDFVTALASGLEVIQAFDAEHPRMTLSEVASRTGMNRAKARRFLLTLHALGYVRKEQRYFELAPRVLQLGYAFLSANNYQGVIQQYLEEITAETGESSSLGVLDGHDVTYVARSAAKHRLMAITLSVGTRLPAAYTSMGRILLAQLSDEALDRFLATITLEPFTDKTVTDVNELRHRIVEARQQGYAISDQELDSGLRSIAVPVYDAKQHLMGAINISTNAARVDLDTLVNVYLPVIRSKVAHIRATIN, from the coding sequence ATGCAAGAAGAGATGCTTAGTACGGAGAGCCGCGACTTTGTCACTGCCTTAGCCAGCGGTTTGGAGGTCATACAAGCATTCGACGCTGAGCACCCGCGCATGACGTTGAGCGAAGTCGCCTCGCGCACCGGCATGAATAGGGCCAAAGCGCGACGCTTTTTGCTGACGCTGCATGCCTTGGGCTACGTACGCAAGGAGCAGCGCTACTTCGAGCTAGCGCCCCGCGTGCTCCAGCTAGGCTATGCGTTTTTGTCCGCCAATAATTACCAAGGCGTCATTCAGCAATACTTGGAAGAAATCACCGCCGAGACAGGCGAGTCGTCCTCGCTGGGCGTGCTAGACGGTCACGACGTGACCTATGTCGCGCGCTCGGCTGCCAAACACCGCCTCATGGCCATCACCCTATCGGTAGGCACACGGCTGCCCGCCGCGTACACCTCCATGGGGCGCATACTGCTGGCTCAACTCAGCGATGAAGCACTCGATCGCTTTTTGGCGACGATTACGCTCGAGCCCTTCACCGATAAAACCGTGACCGATGTCAACGAACTGCGCCACCGCATCGTCGAGGCACGCCAGCAAGGGTATGCCATTTCGGATCAGGAGTTGGATTCGGGCCTACGCTCCATCGCGGTACCGGTGTACGACGCTAAACAGCACTTGATGGGGGCCATCAACATCAGCACCAACGCGGCTCGGGTCGACCTCGACACGTTGGTGAACGTTTACTTACCGGTGATACGGAGCAAAGTCGCCCACATACGTGCGACCATCAACTAG
- the aroQ gene encoding type II 3-dehydroquinate dehydratase, whose protein sequence is MQQDKVLVLHGPNLNLLGTRQPEIYGFDTLDDVNNLLREKAVMGGWEITCLQSNHEGALIDAIHAARVDGTRAIIINPAAYTHTSVAILDALNAFDGRVIEVHLSNVHKRESFRHHSYVSLRADGVIAGLGVQGYKAALEAVMAS, encoded by the coding sequence ATGCAGCAGGACAAAGTATTGGTGTTACATGGGCCTAATCTCAATCTACTGGGCACACGTCAGCCAGAGATTTATGGCTTCGACACCCTAGACGACGTGAATAACCTGCTGCGCGAAAAAGCGGTGATGGGCGGCTGGGAGATCACGTGCCTGCAGAGTAACCACGAAGGAGCGCTCATCGATGCCATCCACGCGGCGAGGGTGGACGGCACCCGGGCCATCATCATCAATCCGGCGGCCTATACGCATACCTCGGTGGCGATTCTCGATGCATTGAACGCCTTCGATGGCCGCGTCATCGAAGTGCATCTCTCCAACGTGCATAAGCGCGAGTCGTTTCGGCACCACTCCTACGTCTCGCTACGCGCCGATGGCGTGATTGCGGGGCTTGGCGTGCAGGGCTACAAAGCGGCGCTCGAGGCGGTGATGGCTAGTTGA
- the hglS gene encoding 2-oxoadipate dioxygenase/decarboxylase HglS, with protein MDAAYVSADDIRDHFSKAMSAMYQQEVPQYGTLLSLVERVNRDVLADDADLARSLEASDELARLSVERHGAIRVGLPEELALLRRMFAVMGMYPVGYYDLAAAGVPVHSTAFRPVDDDALRRNPFRVFTSLLRLELIENAALREQAREILSHREIVTPEAQALIARCEAQGGLNAADAEAFVQAALDTFRWHHDATVDRATYDRLHQEHRLIADVVSFHGPHINHLTPRTLDIDAVQQQMPSVGIDPKAVIEGPPRRCCPILLRQTSFKALEETITFADSVAGHHTARFGEIEQRGVALTQKGRALYDQLLAQSRQLPAAQDNATHQAQLAEVFQAFPDDLDTLRREGLAFFHYYAAPDAKVSLPEHIDAETLEALVDQGVLFCQPMIYEDFLPVSAAGIFQSNLGGEERDEYASQANQAQFEHDLGADVIDEIALYASREQASLDAALAVLKGRC; from the coding sequence ATGGATGCTGCTTATGTAAGCGCCGACGATATTCGCGATCACTTCTCCAAAGCGATGTCGGCGATGTATCAACAGGAAGTACCGCAATACGGCACGCTGCTATCGCTGGTGGAGCGTGTGAATCGTGACGTGCTGGCAGACGATGCCGACCTCGCCCGCTCGCTCGAAGCGTCCGACGAGCTGGCGCGCCTGAGCGTCGAGCGTCATGGAGCGATCCGGGTCGGCCTGCCCGAAGAGCTGGCGCTGCTGCGGCGCATGTTTGCGGTCATGGGCATGTATCCGGTGGGTTACTACGACTTGGCGGCTGCCGGTGTGCCGGTGCACTCGACGGCCTTTCGTCCGGTGGACGACGACGCGTTGAGGCGTAATCCCTTTCGTGTCTTTACCTCGCTGTTGCGTCTAGAGCTCATCGAAAACGCAGCGCTTCGCGAGCAGGCGCGGGAAATTCTCTCCCACCGTGAAATCGTCACCCCCGAGGCACAAGCGCTGATTGCCCGCTGCGAAGCGCAAGGGGGCTTGAACGCTGCCGATGCCGAAGCGTTCGTGCAGGCCGCGCTCGATACGTTCCGCTGGCATCACGATGCCACCGTCGACCGCGCCACCTACGACCGTTTGCATCAAGAGCATCGGTTGATTGCCGACGTGGTGAGTTTTCACGGCCCGCATATCAATCACTTGACGCCGCGCACCTTGGATATCGATGCGGTACAGCAGCAGATGCCGAGTGTCGGCATCGACCCTAAAGCGGTGATCGAAGGCCCGCCCCGTCGATGCTGCCCGATTCTACTGCGCCAAACCAGCTTCAAAGCGCTGGAAGAGACGATTACCTTTGCCGATAGCGTGGCCGGTCATCACACCGCCCGCTTCGGTGAAATCGAGCAGCGCGGCGTTGCCTTGACGCAGAAAGGACGAGCGCTCTACGACCAGCTCTTGGCCCAGTCGCGGCAGTTACCCGCTGCTCAGGATAACGCCACCCACCAAGCGCAGCTGGCCGAGGTGTTTCAAGCGTTCCCTGATGATCTCGATACGCTGCGTCGTGAAGGGCTCGCGTTCTTCCACTACTACGCCGCTCCTGACGCTAAGGTATCGCTGCCTGAACACATCGATGCGGAGACCTTGGAAGCACTCGTCGATCAGGGAGTGTTGTTCTGCCAACCCATGATCTACGAAGATTTCCTGCCGGTCAGCGCGGCGGGTATCTTCCAGTCCAATCTGGGCGGCGAGGAGCGCGACGAATACGCCAGTCAGGCCAACCAAGCGCAGTTCGAGCACGACCTAGGGGCCGATGTGATCGATGAGATTGCGCTCTACGCAAGCCGCGAGCAGGCATCACTTGACGCGGCGCTGGCAGTGCTCAAAGGAAGGTGTTAG